Part of the bacterium genome is shown below.
AGGACGGCTATGGCCTGCAGACCCACGTGCTCGCTTCCGCCGCCCGGGAAGGGTTCCGCCTCGTCGTGACCGTCGACTGCGGCATCTCCGATGTCGCGGTGGTGCGGGAGGCGGCCCGGGAAGGTGTCGAAGTGATCGTGACGGACCACCATCTCCCGGGCGAGACTCTCCCGGAAGCGATCGCCATCGTGAACCCGATGCAGCCCGATTGCGGGTTCCCCGGGAAGGAGATGGCAGGCGTGGGGGTCGCCTTTCTTCTCGTTTGCGTGTTGCGCAAGGCGATTCGGGAGGTCGCGGGAATCGCGCTCCTGCCGGAGCCGCCGCTTCGGCCGTACCTCGACCTCGTCGCCCTTGGGACGGTCGCCGACATGGCCGCCCTCCGGGGGGGGAACCGCCTCCTCGTCCGGGAGGGGCTCCGGGAGATCCGGAAGTCGCCCCGCCCCGGGATCGAAGCGCTGTGCGAGGCTTCGGGCGTGCCGCACGCCGCGGTGACGGAGGGGGATCTCGGGTTCCGGGTCGGTCCGCGCCTGAACGCCGCCGGGCGGGTCGGGGACGCGACGCGCAGTTCCCGGATCCTCGTGTCGGAATCCAGGATCGATGCCGAGCGGCTTGCCCGGGAACTGAACGAAGACAACTCCCTTCGCCAGCGGGAGGAGGAGCGGATCGTCGTAGCCGTGGAAGCCGCTCTCTCGGCGGTGGAGGAGATCCCCCCGGCGATCGTTCTGTCGGACCCGGCATGGAACGCCGGCGTGCTCGGGATCGTCGCGTCGAAGGTCCTCGAGCGGTACGGCCGTCCGGTCGTCCTGCTCCAGGAGGAGGACGGGGCGGCCAAGGGGTCGTGCCGCAGCGTCGAGGGGTTCCACATCGTGTCGGCCCTGTCCCGCCTCTCCCACCTGCTCATGCGGTACGGCGGACACGCGCAGGCGGCCGGCCTCGCCCTCTCCCTGGAGCACCTCGACGCGTTCCGCGACGCCTTCACGGGGATCGCCGACAGGCACGCCCGGGAGGCTCCCTTCGTCCGCCGCCGGTCGATCGACGCGCAACTTCGCGCCGCCGAGATCACCCCGGACCTTCTGTCCGACCTCAACCGCCTGCGCCCCTTCGGCGTCGGGAACGAGGAGCCGCTGTTCCTCCTGTCGAACGTCCGCGTCGCGGCGGTCTCCCGCATCGGGGCGGGGGGACGCCACCTTCGGTTCGCGGTGGAAGAGGACGGACGGCGTCTTTCCGGCGTGGCGTTTCGGCGGCAGGAGATTCCCGTCTCCGCCTCGGGCCGGTCCGACCTGCTCTTTGCCGTCCAGGAAAACGTCTATCGGGGAGTGCGTTCACTGCAGCTTCTGCTGAGGGACGCGCGACCGGCGGGTGGTCCGGTATTGTGCGGGGGAACGCCGCCGGGGTAGAATCTGCCGGACGGCGTCTTGTCCCAATCGTTCCACAGGAGGACTTTCCCCATGATCCCTTACTCCGTCACGTTCGGAGGGATCTCCGGCAGGTACGCGTCGTGGAAGGACGCGGCCTTCGTCGTGATCCCCTTCCCTGTCGACTTGACCACCACGTACATGGCGGGAACGCGGAATGGTCCGCGCTCCATCCTCGACGCCTCCTCCCACATGGAGCTGTTCGACGAGGAGAACAAGATCGAGCCGTACCGGGCAGGCATCTTCGTCTCCACGGAGATCCCGGTCTCCCTGACG
Proteins encoded:
- the recJ gene encoding single-stranded-DNA-specific exonuclease RecJ yields the protein MKGAAKREWVLRSPDPAAVRELSTRHGLTPAASTVLVNRGIVDPRDVERFLGGTLSDLPDPSLLKDAGKAARRLVAAGSRGEPLLIYADYDADGATGAACLYLFLKRIFPDLPVRIHQNDRRKDGYGLQTHVLASAAREGFRLVVTVDCGISDVAVVREAAREGVEVIVTDHHLPGETLPEAIAIVNPMQPDCGFPGKEMAGVGVAFLLVCVLRKAIREVAGIALLPEPPLRPYLDLVALGTVADMAALRGGNRLLVREGLREIRKSPRPGIEALCEASGVPHAAVTEGDLGFRVGPRLNAAGRVGDATRSSRILVSESRIDAERLARELNEDNSLRQREEERIVVAVEAALSAVEEIPPAIVLSDPAWNAGVLGIVASKVLERYGRPVVLLQEEDGAAKGSCRSVEGFHIVSALSRLSHLLMRYGGHAQAAGLALSLEHLDAFRDAFTGIADRHAREAPFVRRRSIDAQLRAAEITPDLLSDLNRLRPFGVGNEEPLFLLSNVRVAAVSRIGAGGRHLRFAVEEDGRRLSGVAFRRQEIPVSASGRSDLLFAVQENVYRGVRSLQLLLRDARPAGGPVLCGGTPPG